One genomic segment of Impatiens glandulifera chromosome 6, dImpGla2.1, whole genome shotgun sequence includes these proteins:
- the LOC124943619 gene encoding trifunctional UDP-glucose 4,6-dehydratase/UDP-4-keto-6-deoxy-D-glucose 3,5-epimerase/UDP-4-keto-L-rhamnose-reductase RHM1-like has product MATTSTSTYIPKNILITGAAGFIASHVANRLIQNHPNYKIVVLDKLDYCSNLKNISPSSQSSPNFKFVKGDIASPDLVNYLLTTESIDTIMHFAAQTHVDNSFGNSFEFTKNNIYGTHVLLEACKITSGQIRRFIHVSTDEVYGETDQDAVVGNHEASQLLPSNPYSATKAGAEMLVMAYARSYGLPVITTRGNNVYGPKQFPEKLIPKFILLAMKGKSLPIHGDGSNVRSFLYCEDVAEAFEVILHKGEVGHVYNVGTKKERRVIDVARDICKLFNMDPETSIEFVDNRAFNDQRYFLDDQKLNYLGWSERMGWEEGLKKTMEWYIDNPDWWGDVSGALLPHPRMLMMSGGMERHLDGPETCSHDPYQFRQTCKVAVPVSKRNKFLIYGRTGWIGGLLGKLCEKEGIQFEYGKGRLEDRSQVLEDIRDVKPTHVFNAAGVTGRTNYETIRTNVAGTLNLAYACRENGLLMMNFETGCIFEYDVGHSEGYRIGFNEEDKAKFTSLFYSKTNAMVENQLKEYDNVCTLRIAMPISSDLSNPSNLITKISRYNKVVNIPNSMTILDELLPISIEIAKRNLRGIWNITNPGVVSQNEILEMYKKYIDPEFKWNNFTFEEQAKVIVIPQSNIEMCASKLKKEFPELLSIKESLIKFVFEPNRRIVAA; this is encoded by the exons ATGGCGACGacatcaacatcaacatatATCCCGAAGAACATCCTTATTACCGGAGCAGCTGGATTCATCGCGTCTCATGTAGCCAACAGACTGATTCAAAACCATCCTAATTACAAAATTGTCGTACTCGACAAGCTCGATTACTGTTCTAATCTCAAAAACATATCACCATCTTCTCAATCATCCCCAAATTTCAAATTCGTCAAAGGAGATATCGCCAGTCCTGACCTAGTCAACTACTTACTCACCACCGAATCAATCGACACCATAATGCACTTCGCAGCTCAAACGCACGTCGATAACTCCTTCGGCAACAGCTTCGAGTTCACCAAGAACAACATTTACGGCACGCACGTCCTCCTCGAGGCCTGCAAAATCACCTCCGGTCAGATCAGACGCTTCATCCACGTCAGTACTGACGAAGTCTACGGTGAAACAGACCAAGACGCGGTTGTAGGTAACCACGAAGCCTCTCAACTCCTCCCCTCTAATCCATACTCCGCTACAAAAGCAGGGGCGGAAATGCTTGTTATGGCCTACGCTAGATCGTATGGTTTACCTGTAATCACCACTAGAGGAAACAATGTATACGGCCCGAAACAGTTTCCTGAGAAGCTCATCCCTAAATTCATCTTGTTGGCTATGAAAGGGAAATCTCTTCCGATTCACGGAGATGGTTCGAATGTGAGAAGCTTTTTATACTGTGAAGATGTGGCGGAAGCGTTTGAGGTGATTCTTCATAAGGGTGAAGTTGGTCATGTTTATAACGTGGGTACGAAGAAGGAAAGACGGGTGATTGATGTTGCTAGAGATATCTGTAAGCTGTTTAACATGGATCCAGAAACGAGCATCGAGTTTGTTGATAACAGAGCGTTTAATGACCAGAG GTATTTTCTGGACGATCAGAAACTGAATTACTTAGGGTGGTCGGAGAGGATGGGTTGGGAAGAGGGTTTGAAGAAGACAATGGAATGGTATATCGATAACCCCGATTGGTGGGGAGATGTTTCGGGTGCTTTACTTCCTCATCCGAGGATGCTTATGATGTCAGGCGGGATGGAAAGGCATCTGGACGGGCCTGAGACTTGCAGCCACGATCCTTATCAGTTTCGCCAGACCTGTAAGGTGGCTGTTCCGGTTTCTAAAAGAAACAAGTTCTTGATCTATGGTAGGACTGGATGGATCGGCGGATTGCTTGGGAAGTTATGTGAGAAGGAAGGTATTCAATTCGAGTATGGCAAAGGACGGTTGGAGGATCGATCACAGGTTTTGGAAGATATTCGAGATGTTAAGCCTACACATGTCTTCAATGCGGCTGGTGTGACTGGTAGAACGAATTATGAGACTATAAGAACAAATGTGGCTGGGACTTTGAATTTAGCATATGCATGTAGAGAGAATGGTCTTCTAATGATGAATTTCGAAACTGGTTGCATTTTCGAGTATGATGTTGGCCATTCTGAAGGTTATCGTATCGGGTTCAACGAGGAGGACAAAGCCAAATttacaagtttattttattcaaagacCAATGCCATg GTTGAGAATCAACTGAAAGAGTACGATAATGTCTGCACTCTTCGTATCGCTATGCCAATATCATCTGATCTAAGCAATCCCAGCAACTTGATAACCAAGATATCAAGATATAATAAGGTGGTTAACATTCCAAACAGCATGACAATCTTGGACGAGCTtctaccaatctcaatcgagATAGCGAAGAGAAATCTAAGAGGCATTTGGAACATTACAAACCCGGGAGTTGTGAGCCAGAACGAGATTCTTGAGATGTACAAGAAATATATAGATCCTGAATTCAAGTGGAATAACTTTACATTTGAAGAACAAGCCAAGGTAATAGTAATCCCTCAAAGTAATATTGAGATGTGTGCATCTAAATTGAAGAAGGAATTCCCGGAGTTACTATCGATAAAGGAGTCGTTGATCAAGTTCGTGTTTGAACCCAACAGGAGAATCGTTGCAGCTTGA